In Paludibaculum fermentans, the genomic stretch CCCGAGTGGTTGTGGACCGGGCCGCCAAGAAGGCGAGCGGTCCGAATGAGCTACTGGCCACAGTGGCCGCCGAAATATCATCTCCCGAGGAGCGCGCGCGGTTCCTGGCCCGGCACCGGACGCATTGATTCGTTATGAAACTACTGCTCAAGTTCAACCTGATGTTTGTCCTGGTCTTCGGATTGGGTCTGATCGCCACGGGTTATGCCGCGCGGCAGTTCCTCAGGAACAATGCGCGCGAGCGGGTGCTGCAGGAAGCCCGGCTAATGATGGAGACCACGGCCTCCACGCGCACCTACACGTCCAAGCAGATCAAACCCCTGCTGACGCCGCGCGAGAAGCAGGAGAACACCTTCTTCCCGCAGACGGTGCCCGCCTACTCCGCCGGCCAGATCTTCGGCTACCTGCACGGTAAGTTCCCCGACTACACCTATAAGGAAGCGACGCTGAACCCGACCAATCTGGCCGACCGCGCCACCGATTGGGAGACCGATGTCGTGGAGACCTTCCGCAACGACCGCCAGCGCCAGGAGCTCATCGGCGAACGCGACACCCCCACCGGCCGTACGCTCTTCCTGGCCAAGCCGATGAAGGCGACCGCGCCCTGCCTGGAATGCCATAGCGTGCCCGAGGCCGCCCCGCCGGCCATGATCCGGACCTACGGCTCGAATAACGGCTTTGGCTGGAAGGTGGACGAGATCATCGCGGCACAGATCGTCACGGTGCCCATGGCCGTGCCCACCAGCATCGCCGACAAGGCCTTCGCTGACCTAATCATGTGGCTGGCCGCCATCTCGATCATCAGCTTGATTCTGTTGAACCTGGCCCTGGTGATCACCGTCATCCAACCGGTGAGCCGCATGGCCGCAGCGGCCGACGCCATCAGCAAAGGCAACCTGGACATCGTCGAAGTGCCGGTGAAGGGCAAGGACGAGATTGCCGTGCTGGCCGACTCGTTCAACCGGCTGACGCGGAGCCTCTCCAAGGCGATAAAGATGCTGGAAGAGTAGCTTTCCGCTTTTTCCACGACAAACTGCACAATCCCCGCCCGCCTGCTCGTATTCGAGTGTGAAGGACAGGGCAGAATGGGAGTCGGGCAGGCTGTGGCACCAATACCCGGGACCGGATGGCGGCAGGAAGCGCGCGGAGATGCGGGCTTCGCGGCCATTGTCCGGACCCACCAGCGTATGGTGTACAGCATCTGCTGGCACTTCTTCCGCAACCGGGCGATCGCCGAGGAGATCGGGCAGGACGTGTTCCTGCAGTTGTACCGTAACCTCGACTCCGTCGACTCCCCGGCGCACCTGGAGAGCTGGCTCCGGAAGACGGCGACCCACCGTTGCATCGACAACTATCGCAAGAAGTCGAACCGCCAGGAGATCCCCATGGAGGGGCTGGCGGAACCGGCGGCGCTGCCCCAGGTGAAAGACACCATGCTGTCGGACAACCTGCAGCGGCTGGTGGCCTCGCTGCCTGAAACGCAGCGCGCCGTGGTGATCCTCCGCTATCAGGAGGACCTGGACGTGAACGAGATCGCGGCCACCCTCCAGATGCCGGAACGGACGGTCTGGAGCCACCTGCGGCGGGCTATCGGGGTGTTGCAGGAGAAGGCGGCGCGGCGGCTGGGCCCCGGCAATTTCGGGCTTGGCCTGCAAGGCCCGGCAATCAAGGAAAGGAGCGGTGATGGAACCCTTTGATCCCATGGAACCGAATGAAGAGCTGGAACGCAGCCTGAGGCAGGCGCTGGAGCGCAAGGACGCGCCCGAGTGGTTTGCCGACGGAGTGATGGCCAGGGTCAAGGCGGAAGGGGTGAAACCGCGGCGGACTTTGTTGGCGGGTTGGCTCGGCTCGGACGGCTGGCTGGGCTCTGGAAAATGGACGCGCTGGGCGGCGGCGGTCGCCATGGTGGCGATCGTGTTTGGCGGGGTGCGCTGGGAACAGGAGCGGAGGCAGCGGCTGCAAGGGGAAGCGGCGAAGGCCCAGCTCATGATGGCCCTGCGGATGACAGGTGAAAAACTACGCATGGCGCAGGTGCGGGTGCAGTCGCTGGAGCGCGAGGAACAGGCGCAATAGGCGGCAAGGGAATCGAATTACGGGAGAATCGCAATGATGTTTCGGTCAGTACTACTCATAGTGTCGGCGGCGGGCCTGTTGTCCGCGCAGCAGATCAAGTTTCCGGCGGCGTTCGAACGGTTGGCTGAGAAGGCGTCCGAGACGGTGAATGTGACCTTGGACTCGCAGACGCTCTCCTTTGCCACCAAATTCCTCTCCGACAAGAAGGACGAGGCGGATGTGAAGCGGATCGCGCAGAAGATCAAGGGCATCTACGTCCGCGGTTACGAGTTCGACAAGGAAGGCGAGTACACGGACAAGGATCTGTCCGACATCCGCTCGCAGCTCAAAGGACCTGAGTGGTCGGTCATCGTCAGTACCCGCAGCAAACGCGATCGTGAGATCTCAGAGATCTATCTGCATCGCGACGGCGGCCTGCTGATCATCGCGGCCGAGCCCAAGGAACTCACCATCGTGAACATCATGGGCAACATCGACCCCAGTGACCTGACCAACCTCAGCGGCCAGTTCGGCATCCCGAAGGTCAGTGGCGTGCCCGGTAAAGGCGCCAGGAAGAACGGCAAGGACGAAGAGGAGTAGGTCATGAACCGCATGCAAGGTCTGGCGATCGCCGCGCTGTGCTGGCTGGCCCTGCCCGCTCCCCAGGCCCAGGCGCAGAGCTTCGACTCGGTGGTGGGCAAAGTGGAATCGCGCCTGGGCATCCGCCGCATGCGCATGCCGGGCATGGGCTTCCTGGTGAACACGGTGATGTTCACGAAGAAGCCGGCTGGAGCGAGTTCGATGAAGATGGCCATCTTCGACGAAGAGAGCGGCCTGCGCGGAGTTGGGTCGGAGGAGTTCCAGAAGGCGGTGCGCAAGGAACTGGGCTCTGACTGGAAGCCGCTGTTGCAGGTGCGATCGCGGCGCGACGGCGAGGCGGTGGCCGCCTATGTCCGCATCTCCAATTCAACCTGTGAAATGCTCATCGCGACCAGCGAGCGCGAGGAGGGCACCATCATCCAGATGAAGCTGGACGGCCGCAAGATGATGGCGTGGATCTCGGACAACACCGGCACGGGCCATCGCAAGAACATCGACATCCAATAACCGAAGCCGCCCTTGCAATAGAGCCGCGAGTGTCAGCGAACGGATACCTTGGAACAGGATCCCGCCCTCACCCTCGCGGCTCATTCGTCTTTTGGGTCACTCGTCCGCCCGGTCATCCACAGGCAATAAATCAAACCTGCCGCGACGGCAAACAGAAACAGCGGCGACGGTCCGTGCGTGAAGTAATCCCCATACTGCCCACCCATGCGGGACAACACGGTCAGCACCGGCAGTTGAAACCCACCCAGCGCCACTCGAACGACCGGCTCCAGCACGCCCAACCCGCGCTCCACATCCCGGTACATGGCCAGGCACCAGGCCTGCGCAATCGCGATCACGGTCACCCCGCCGATCCATGCCCGCGGTGCTCGCGCCAGCACGGTCGCCGCCAGGACAAACACGAACGGGAACACTGGAGCCATATACCGGATACCTGTATTGAACTGCAGCCGCGTATAGTTGATCCCGCTGCAGAACAGCCAGAACGCCAGCACGCTCAGGGCGAGAAACCACAGCTCCAGCCTGGGGAGCACTCCGCGCCCGCTCCGGTTCACCCACAGCGCCCCGAAGGCCAGCAGGAACAGCGGGCAGGTGGTGAAGAGACCGTAGCGATAGTCGAACGCAAGGCTCAGGAACAATTCCAACTGCGGCGGCCCGAATCCCTGGTACCCCCGCTCAATCCACTCCACCGGGGGCATCCAGTTCTGGCCCGGTAGGAACGCATTTCCGAAGCTGGCCCACTGATAGAACCACAGCAGCAGTACCGGCGGCACGGACCCGCCGATATACCAGAGGCCTTCTCGAACCGCGGCTCCCCTGCCCCGCTCCATGTAGCTCTTCGCCAGGCCGTAAGCGAACAGCGTCAGCAGCAGAACGACACCGGAGTAGTCGAATAGCAGCGCGGCGCCGCCCGTGACTCCGCCGAGAAACCAGCGCCGCTGCGTGCTCCAACGCGCACTGCCGGACGGGTTCCACATCGCCAGGAACCCCATGAACGCGAAGCACCCCAGCATCAGGTTGTGGTTCAGGTAGCCGGTACGGAAGAACGCAGGAGTGCCGAACGCATACAGGAGCGCAAAGCCCAGCCCCACGAGGTCGGACAGCAGCAGCCGGCGCATCAGGAAGAACATCGCCACCGCCGTCAATGCGGAAATCGGGGCCATGCAGAAGACCTGCATCACAATCGCCGCCAGCCCGAACTTGATGTCGTAGCCGCGCCGCCAGGATTCGCGATAGAACTCCCGCGCCATCGGCCACGGCGAGTTGTACTCAGGGGGCTGCAGCCCCTGCGCGCGGCGGGCCGAGTTCGTGCGCTCCACAATCTGGTCGATGACGGGCCGGAACAGTGCATAAGGAATCGCACCCAGCATCGACCCACCGGGATTCGCGCCGATGTGCCAGCCATAGCCCGGTTTCTCGAAGAGATCCGGATGCATGCGGGCGTAGTCGTCGACACGGAACGACAGGTGATCGCCGATCGACAGCGCCAGATAGATTTCCCGGACGGTATTCGTCGCCAGGTGCAGCGAGTAGATCAGCCAGCAGGTCAGGAACAGCCGGACGGCGATCCCGCGAGGCGAAAAACGCCAGGGTGTGGGCTGAGCCGTCTTCATCGCGCAGCCGCCTCCCTCACGCCCTGCCAGAGTTCCGTCAAGTTGCGGTACTGAGCCCAAAGGCCCGCCCCGGAGAACAGGCTCAGCGCCAGTGCGATGGCGGGCCAGGGTCCCACGGCCACGACGGCCGTCCAATACACGCTGAAAGCCAGGCCCGCCGCCAGCACCGGCCACAGCAGGGTCCGCCAAACGGGAACCTCCACGAGACGGTGCCGGAACAGCAGGTAAGGCACCAGCAAGTGGATGACGTTGGCGAGCAGCAGGGCCACGGCCACGCCCTGCGCTCCAAACCAGGATCCCAAGACCACCGAGAAGAGAATCGACCCGGCCGCCGCAATCAGCGTGGAGCGGAACAACTGCTTCTCCAACCCGCAGGCCACCAGGCCGTAGCGGAAATGTCCGCTGACCAACGCGACGGGTATCACCCAGACCAGGATTGCCAGGATGCGCCCGCCCTCGGCGAAGCGCGGCCCGTAAAGCAGTGAGAGAAACTGGCCAGCCAGCAGGGCTCCGCCCAATCCGGCCAGGAGCCCGCACCAGGCGGCCACCGACAACGACCGGCTGAGCAATTGTGACAGACCACCGCCGGGAACAGCGGCCCGGGACATCGAGGGGATCAGGTTGAAGAAATACAGGTAGACAAAGGAGTGGATCGCGGTCAGGCAGCGATGCGACGCGCCGAACCAGCCCAGCGACTCGCCCGTCGTCAGAAAGCCCAGGATCACGGTTGGCAGATGCCAGAGCAAGGCCCAGGCAAATTCACTGAATCCGATGGGCGCGGCGGTCCGCAGATGGTGCCTCAGGTGCTCCACGTCGAGCCCGCGGAACGTCAGCCTCAGTCCGAGGCTATGCCGGGCCAGCCACACGCAGAACAGCGCAGTGCAGGCGGCGGCTGCGCACTCGGCGATGGCGGCCCAGATCAACTGCTCACG encodes the following:
- a CDS encoding c-type heme family protein, yielding MKLLLKFNLMFVLVFGLGLIATGYAARQFLRNNARERVLQEARLMMETTASTRTYTSKQIKPLLTPREKQENTFFPQTVPAYSAGQIFGYLHGKFPDYTYKEATLNPTNLADRATDWETDVVETFRNDRQRQELIGERDTPTGRTLFLAKPMKATAPCLECHSVPEAAPPAMIRTYGSNNGFGWKVDEIIAAQIVTVPMAVPTSIADKAFADLIMWLAAISIISLILLNLALVITVIQPVSRMAAAADAISKGNLDIVEVPVKGKDEIAVLADSFNRLTRSLSKAIKMLEE
- a CDS encoding RNA polymerase sigma factor translates to MAPIPGTGWRQEARGDAGFAAIVRTHQRMVYSICWHFFRNRAIAEEIGQDVFLQLYRNLDSVDSPAHLESWLRKTATHRCIDNYRKKSNRQEIPMEGLAEPAALPQVKDTMLSDNLQRLVASLPETQRAVVILRYQEDLDVNEIAATLQMPERTVWSHLRRAIGVLQEKAARRLGPGNFGLGLQGPAIKERSGDGTL
- a CDS encoding DUF4252 domain-containing protein; its protein translation is MMFRSVLLIVSAAGLLSAQQIKFPAAFERLAEKASETVNVTLDSQTLSFATKFLSDKKDEADVKRIAQKIKGIYVRGYEFDKEGEYTDKDLSDIRSQLKGPEWSVIVSTRSKRDREISEIYLHRDGGLLIIAAEPKELTIVNIMGNIDPSDLTNLSGQFGIPKVSGVPGKGARKNGKDEEE
- a CDS encoding oligosaccharide flippase family protein — translated: MSTATLVPARRLAGNLLSLGAGEVAAKLLSILAFTYLGRTLGPQSYGRMEFAMAALVFFHLPADLGLGLYGAREIARNRHEAANLAASISAIRLGLAVLSYLALLLFTLTLRDDPQTQILLCTLGLSLFAAPGLLQWVFQGLDQMSWAAWAVTVRQGTFAVVALLLVRSREQLIWAAIAECAAAACTALFCVWLARHSLGLRLTFRGLDVEHLRHHLRTAAPIGFSEFAWALLWHLPTVILGFLTTGESLGWFGASHRCLTAIHSFVYLYFFNLIPSMSRAAVPGGGLSQLLSRSLSVAAWCGLLAGLGGALLAGQFLSLLYGPRFAEGGRILAILVWVIPVALVSGHFRYGLVACGLEKQLFRSTLIAAAGSILFSVVLGSWFGAQGVAVALLLANVIHLLVPYLLFRHRLVEVPVWRTLLWPVLAAGLAFSVYWTAVVAVGPWPAIALALSLFSGAGLWAQYRNLTELWQGVREAAAR